The genomic window ttatatatatatattttatttcatttttctccttttttttcttttcttttatttttctttttctttttttacacagATGCAATCCATTGTTATGTCTTCGTAAAAAGTGGCACGTTTCCCACAATTGGCAGTATGGACGttacaagaaaaaatttattttctcacaaAAAGCGAAGTTGATGCCTTGGTTACAATTAACCGATGACATATTATGGTGGAGCGGTGGTGATAGGCTTTGTGGTTTTAGAAGAAGTGAACCACTTAGAGGAACTGTACttgtttttaatgaaaatgatattggAAGCGATATTTGCAAATTTGTTGTTAAAGACGAATATATTGTGTCTGGACATAGGTAAAGGATTTcataaaagtttatattttaacatagaaaaatattgttattatattgttactCTAATTCTAGAGATGGTAGCTTGAAATTTTGGACTAAGGCAAAACGAGGAGATGATCATATTTGCTTCAGTATAGATAGGGCGCACTCATCTGACGTGAATGCTGTAGATAAAATTGGTCAAATTATTGTATCAGGTGCTGGAGATGGGATAGTAAAAGTAAGCGTGTAAAAACTATGTCTTTTGTGAAAGGAAAACTAAATTAGAAAGTCATGCATATTCAGGTTTGGAAATTACCCAATAGAAGATACACCGAACCACCTTTGGCAAGTATAAACGTGAGAGATAGGATATGGTCTGTCGTAGCTGACCCAACAGGATTAAAATTTGCCGTAGGTTCATCTGGAAATGGTGATGGACCACCTCTAAACATATTTGATATTGAATGGTGAATATACTTTaagctttttctttattaaacatttacaatagtaacgtaataatataataatttaattattaatgttaataatatataacaatagagaaatttcattaactttataaatatttaattttgtatttatcaacattttttatatatatatttacaatacggaacaatgatttatctatcttatcaAAGCATGTTTTAGTTGCAGTATATCAGATATAGTAAAGCACAATTGGAGACGAGGAGCAGGAATATTGGACATGGTTTGGGATAATCCATATACTCTACTTACATGTGGATATGATacttatattagaaaatggGATATgaggtaaatataatattatatatttttcgtcttttttcttttttttttttataatcaatattttatttattactgttGTTTTATAGATGTGGAATGTGCGTGTCTTCATGGGCTGATCCTACAAGTGCAACACTCTATTGTATTTCTTCAGATTATCAGCATACTTTAGTCTCCGGAACACAATTTAATTGTAAAGCTGTTTTGTGGGATCAAAGACAGAAACACTATATACAGGTAATACTTTATGTCACTTAAAAATatcttgatatttattaagtaatatttgcaattttttttctttttttctttttttttttttagctttaCTTTATGAATTTACGTATGTCAAGTCCCATTTATAGTATCAGTTTTGATAGTTGTCATCTTTATGGTGCAACAGATCAGCACTTAGCAGAACTTACATTCTCAGGATATTCTTATGAGGAAATTAATTACAGAGAAATGTTGACATATGAATTTGTTCACGTTTAGTTTTACGACCatgataatatgtaaattacgagaaatttttaataatttgtacaATTTCTTAATGACTAAATATGcctgatcgaaagaaaaatttataattgtaaacgtgttaaaataaaaaattttaaaagtatGTTTAAACAACATCGATGTTTTAAGTGTATGCGTTACATTAATATGTCGTTACTGTTATATAAAACTAATTTCAGAGATGGATCTTCCAAGTTTATGATttcttaaacatttttataatatatcttaaaatataaacaattttataccATACCAcctttaacaataatatacatCAACAATTATTAGTTTAGTAATTGTAAACAGttattagtaattattttaaagccAAGCACGAGTTAAGTATCCGCTTAAGTAACATTTTCCATTGAAGTTATAcacatttgattttataaaaaaaaaaaaaaaaaaaaaaaaaaaaaaaaaaaaaaaaaaaaaaaaaagaaaaaaaagaaaagaaaaaacttatcAGAGCATTGTTCTAATCATATAATTAAGAATACCCCCATGTTGATAATAAGTTAAGTCAACTTCTGTATCAAAACGTACAATAACTTCGAATTGTTTTCCCTGATCAGTTGTCACTGTAATATTTTGACCAGGCTGACAATCATTAGGAAGAATGatgttaaatttttctaaaccGGTTAATCCTAATGATTCCGCATTTTGTCCTGGAAGATATTGTAGTGGTATAATCCCCATTCCTACAAGATTAGAcctattgaaataaaaaaaaaaaaaaaagaaatgcattaGTTATATCATCAATATGGATAAATTATATAGTTCAATTGAATAGACTATAGAGACAAAATTGaagttatcattttataattacctATGAATTCTTTCATAAGATTCAGCTATTATCGCTCGTATACCAAGAAGATACGGTCCCTTTGCAGCCCAATCTCTAGAAGATCCAGAACCATATTCTTTACCGACTAAACATATTAATGGAgtcttatctttcttatacTTTTCTGCAGCATCAAATATATCCatctgaaatatataaatatatatataaagctcgcaatattatcgaatttatggaaattaaataaatacgtaaataatatataatacgagCAATACCTCTTCGTTAGTTGGAATATAAATTGTTCGTGGTCCAGGTTTaccaataaatttattgagtAAACGTATATTTGCAAAAGTTCCTCGCATCATAACGGAATCATTTCCTCTGCGAGAACCATaagaattaaattcttttggtgttaatctataaaagaaaaatatatatatatatgacaaataCAATTATAGATCatgaattatgttttttttttttttttattttttttattttttaataaaaatataattataataaacgtacCCACGACTCGAAAGATATCGCGCTGCTGGAGAATTACGTGCAATACTACCAGCAGGACTAATGTGATCAGTCGTTACAGAATCTCCAAGATTCAAGAGTACACGTGCGTTGGTAATAGATTCTAATTTAGGGATCTCCTaaatcatgtaaaaaaaaaaaaaagtaaataaataaataaaataaaataaaataaaataaataaataaataaagtatatattggaagatataaaagaactgatcaattttttcttagatTCCCATATATAAAAGCCAAAGAAGTGAATAGTTCCATGAATACATACGACGACCCACCTTCTCGAGCTTATCAAAATATGGTGGTTTTTGAATATATGTGGAATTAACATCCCAAGGATATAATTTACCATCAGGAGCTACTAAATTTGCCCAACTGCTGCtacctttttcaattttttcatatacttCTTTAAACATAGCCGGTATAACGTATTTTTGTTCGACATtttgtatttcctttcttGTAGGCCATATATCTTGGAGAAATATAGCCGTTCCATCTTTCTTGTATCCTATTACACAggaataaaacattatttatttacttatttatttatttattattattattattattattattattattattattattattattattattattattattattattattattattaatatcatgatAAAGTCGCATACCCAAGggttctttttcaaaatcaatatCAACAGTGCCAGCAATAGCATATGCGATAACCAGAAGTGGCGATGCCAAATAATTTGCTCGTGTATTTGGATGAATTCTACCCTCGAAATTTCGATTCCCGGACAACACGCCGCAGCATACCAGTTcgttctaaaataaaatattaaatggtCAGAAAAgacgagtagaaaaaaaaaaaaaaaaaaaaatactttcaattgatcaaattttattgaaataccTTTTCTATGGTATTTACTATAACTTCTGGAAGTGGACCACTATTACCAATACAAGTCATACATCCGTAACCGACGTTATCAAAGCccaattttgataaatacgGAATAACTCCGCTTTCTTGAAGATAATACGTTACCACACCAGAACCAGGCGATAATgatgtttttatatatggCGCTACTGTTAATCCAACTTCAACAGCTTTTCTAGCTAAGAGACCTTGAATAAtcgtcgaatatatatatttttttttttttttttttttttttttttttttttttttttttttttttaagtaaaatttgTAGAAAAGAATACTATCGTAGTTTGATTATTTACCTGCTCCTAACATAACACTGGGATTACTAGTATTCGTGCAACTTGTAATTGCCGCAATAACCACCGATCCGTGccttaatttataatcttttccTTCGTACTCGAACATACCGACATTGTCcaatttttccttatttaatCCGTATCCTTTAAATCCTATCTGAAAAgtagaattaatttctttttattttttgtattattattattatttttttttccaaataattatactctttaaaaatataatattattaatataaaataatgtaaattttattgtatcaTTCTAAAAGAGATTTGTACAAGTAACAAAgtaattcataaaaatgaaaaagagaaaagaaataaaattgaaaaaaaaaaaaaaaaagaaaagaaagaaaaagaaaagaaataaatataatagaaaatttggaaaaatttcctttaatGAATGATCTTCAAGATACACAATCAATATTCTATGATCATAAACTTAACGACTAATCACTTTAGAATGATGTTAAATATCTTCATTAAAGAGTCATTAATGAATACAGATTAGAAAATACAATATCCttaccgttattgttattttctcaGGAAAAATACCTTTTAGAAACGAGACGTTCAAAATAATCAAAAGAGATACTTAAATACCGATATAATGTAtagatatttatgaaataattttcatttttcttcaaggtttattttatttcttcttttcaaattttctaagacttttcataataatatttcgttaagTACAGTGTTACTTTAGGAGTATTCTTTCGATTTCATGAAGTTATATCcctaatataaattatcaagaTAGTTAATGTTACTGCTTTAAAAAGGCCTGGCCTTAATAATTTCGTACTTTCACCGAtcgtaaaacgattaaaaaaagaaaaaaaaaaaaaaaaaaaaaaaaaagaaattaattaaaaaaaaaatgcaatataacttgacaatatatttatgacaaaataactttttcttccttccttcaaaATATCCTTTAAACCTTTGATATAGAATGAGATCTAAATCCATtgcaaattgttttaataattttcaaaatgataatacGAATGATCGGATGGTAATTCAAATCTATTAAAGTATGTACGATAAAGTACAAAACGAATACGACAGTCGTTTCGAACGAAATATGTGAACTTtgcaaaattacaaaaaaaaatgtagtatCAGCGATTTCTATTAGGTCGTGATGACTTCTAAAGCTCGACAATTagcgaatgaagaaaaaaaatatttctttaaattaatcttaaagaaatttgtttgtatcgttcagttttctttttttttttttgtttatatattttttttaatatctttataaatatgagaagaagaaacgaaccGTTTACAACAACGTATTTAATaagtacaattaattattatctttcttaattttttgtcTTCCCCCCCACCACCTCCcctaatatttcaatatcatactcaaattataaatttatcagtatgtatttaaattttacattcaTGTAAACTTGAACGATCAAAAGggaagataaaaatacaaatatttcgtcaaatttctaaaaaaaaaaaaaaaaaaaaaaaaaaataaacattattcaaattaatttaaagaacttcgtgttatttcaaaaattttatataaacgtgAAAATATCTAAGAACGATCGAACAAATGGTAAGTCAGCACAGTTAACCGAGGATTCATCAAATATCTTACTATCGTATAagcgtaatattatattggcGTTGagtatgtttaaaaaaaataaaaaataaaaaaaaaaaaagaaaataaaaaggaattgaTCAATAACCTCATTTCAATTACTTGAATTGTCGACTGAtggatcatttaaaaaaattgaaaattcgtACACCTTTTTAAAATGTAAACGATTCCAATGAATCATTGTGCCCAAACTAATGAACGAACATGCACAGTGTTTGCAAGGAGGGGTttgtaaatttgaaatttttgaaattctgACAGTTTGAAGGTAGTATTCTTGACGACATTATTCTTGGGACTTAAGAGGTGGGGGAAGTTGGGCCACGAAGTATAAATTTCGGATCCGTAAGCTAAGGTCTTCAGTATACGAATAACAATGTAGCGCGCATCATATGTAAGCATTTAATAACTCAgctattgtttaattttttcttttttcattttaaaaatcatacttttaacttttaactttaatcttttctgtatttatataaatgattagtgaatatctattttttatttggtcTTCCGAAATTTCGATATACTTTTGAGGAATACAATAAATGGAATTTTATTGTAAGTATTTATTCAACACAACACATATCACGAAAAATATCGCATTAATTGAATGTGAAATTAAgaggattaataaaaaaataaataaataaaaaagaaagaaagaaagaaaaaaattgaagagatTGTCGTTGGGTGAATTCTCTTCCGGTCTGACTAATAAAATGTCTCACCGGGTAGGATTTATCCAAcatctgtctctgtctgttactccaatcataaaatatcaagaatataaatttattgatttgttGTCGGAGACGAAGTATAGATCCAGTGACaaagttataattaaattgtgaCTAGATCGAAATACTCGTCCTCGATGGCAAGAAATTACGCTGAGTGATTGTACTATACTGATTAAATAAAGAAGtcctgtttatttttctttggtaATCTAGCTGTATGGTAAATTTAAGGTCATAAAGCTAGATTAGCGGGATGAAATACATGGGACACAACATCGATGAATTTtcgaatagaagagagaagaaagaagattaattTAGAATGATTTGAGTCTGCGGGAACTATTGCTGTGATATGTTTTTTCATAATGTCATATCACAGCTCTAATTGCCCAGAACCTTTTCatttaatcttcttttaaaatattcaattataatttttatgctAATAATTCATGATCAGAATGAAACTTCTTATtatctaaaaattatattaacatcAGTCCCATATTTTCAAGtatgatataaaacaaatataatttagattGACGAGATTAATTAACCGTCACTGGGTTATATTTGCTCTACATCAGTActgttttattatcatcacatCGCTATAtccttaaatttattattatttattattagaaatatttttattattgtattaatctTACCTTATTGGAAAGACAAGATTGAAAATCTGTCTTCATGTCACGTACAGATACTCGATCGTGAGGTCTTTTTGGGCCACTAACACAGGATACTACAGTATTTAAGTCCAAGTAAATAACTTCAGAGAATATAGGATCTTGatttttatcatcgtaatttCTTAACATACGTACAGCGGACAGATACTTCTCTATTTTCGCAATATGTTCTTCTGATCGATCtacaaaattcataaaaattagaaatatttttaattctttcataacattataatttcaatggaGATCTCttttaacttatatttataataaacatttatgtacatgataagaataatattatttcaatatcttaCTAGTTTGTTTGAGATATGCTAAACTCTCTTTATCCACCGCAAAATATCCAACCGTTGCTCCATACTCAGGACACATATTGGAGATTGTCGCACGATCTGCTATACTCAATTGTGATACACCAGAGCCAAAAAATTCTACAAATTTTCCAACAACACCTACTTGCCGAAGATTCTATAAATATTCAGTTCTTTGTATTTATTAGAAACATTGTATatcatattttgtataattttggaaatattaaattatttacagaCCTTAGTAATAGTAAGTACTAAATCTGTTGAGGTCGCATATTGATTTAAAACACCTTCTAACTTGTAACCAACAACTTTGGGTATTAACATGGATACAGCTTGACCTAGCATAACAGCTTCTGCTTCTATACCTCCAACACCCCATCCAAGGACACCAAGACCATTAATCATAGTCGTGTGTGAATCTGTTCCAACCACACTATCAGGATAAAGAAGACTATTGCTATCAAATACTACCCTGGCTAAATATTCTAAATTCACTTGATGCACAATACCACTTCCTGGTGGTacaattaacatattttcaaatgCTTTCGCTCcccattttaaaaatacaaaacgtTCCTTGTTCCTTTCAAATTCTatgtcttcattttttttcaatgcatCTGAACTACAAATATATAGTTtcttaaatatctattatattatgtataataataatataatatattattattgtattgttAGTATTTGAcatgttatattaaaatttttattgaaataattgaattttaaaatatttttatacaattatttctatataaataattgtcattGTAATtactgataaaaataataattaccttCTAGTAAAATCAACTTGTATAGAGTGATCAATCACAAGATCTGAAGGACAAAttggatttattttatcaggattaccatttaattttttgacaGCATCTCTCATAGCAGCAAAATCTACAACTGCTGGAACTCCAGTAaaatcctataaaaaaaaaaaagaaagagaaaaaacaattgtgtaaaaattgttaataaaaagatatttgaatCTAAAATACTCATTGATTTCAATACGTACTTGTAAAATTACTCTAGACGGTTTGAACGCTATTTCAACTCCTTCAGGAATCGTTTGATTAATCTCCCAATCAAGAAGTTTTTCAACATCCTTTGTTTTCACTTGAAATCCATCGCAATTTCGTACACAACTCTCTAATAAAACCCTTATCGAGAATGGTAGTcggtctaaaaaaaaaaaaaaaaaaaaaaaaattaacaaatattaactatcatattcgtttatattttaataaaaaaattttataatatccaAAAGTTTGatctttcaataatattataaataatattataaataccaTATTTTTCTCCTAATTGAGTAACATCATAATAACGAAGAGTCGGATTATCTTCTAAAGTCTTCAGCAACTGCTTGTAAGGATTTTTATCTGAacataaacgatattaattagtacagttaattaatgtaaaagattaaaatatcgaatttcAATTATGCAGACAGCACCATTATCTTATACagttatataaaacatatacagatattaaaatatcttaaacagttatataaatgtaaataaataaatttattattatattatatattatatatatatatatatatatatatatatatttattccaattttattattactaatataaatgtaaaataatataaaaattatacaattgtATTAACCAGAATACagtcatatattttattttatatttatatataaaagtaatattatgaaatatttaatgtacaaaaaaatatttttaaatatttgacaataaatctatatatcaatgataacTGTCTATTTACCAGATGAATATCtcattcttttaataatacgattaatttgaaatcttctaaatagaaaaaactGCATACCGAGCGCCctcataattttaaatatatctcaaataaatcccttatatatttaataatatacattttaataaaataaatgaataattattgagatatgtcaaaaaaaaaaaaaaataataataataataaataaagaaaatgaaataagattgGTAAACGAATATGAAACTATCAACCCACCAGCCATGACCGCTGTTGCTTCAGTCACGTCGTCCATTCAAACGCAATTGTGATTTTTCATGAcagaataatgaaagaaattaatcagtAACTTTATTGCGTGCACTTTGAAGTGCAACCATTGGTTACACGATCTCCCTCTGGAGAGGAATACAACAAAGCAGAGTTTAAAACATAGATCTTATAACTCGTATGAAGGGGCACTGCTatgtcctttttatttattttttaaattaatattttaagaaatatatattatgaaataaaattaatttcattgattattattttattttaatatcttttaatttttgatctgaaaaatatgttaaaaaatataatgaaaaaaataaattagaaaatgtttCCATTGAAAATATCCATTATCTAGTTCAGTTGTATGAACATATAGATCACGTCTAATTcaaattcgaaaaaataaatctttaccattttgaaaaaaaatcatttatttttgaatactatatttataattgatttatcgttaaatgttttataatgtTCAACGTAGATAACAATAGGAACAAACCAATGAACGATAAGATATATTTAGATCTAtacctttttatataaatatagtatattttttatataaatttagttCTTTATAGTTTTCTACAGTTTCTGATGTGAAAAAGAAACCCCCATTTTCTTagaataagataatttttgtGCGCTATACGtgtattatcaaattatagttataatcttatttctttttgtagtGCGTTTcctttacaataaaattttaataaatccagttcttttcctgtttttataaaatgtaagttATAAGAAAGctttaaatttacattatattattttttacatacttatataaaatataattttaatatttgtataattaacaaatttattttaataattaaagcaTTACATTATGGAACATCATATCAGACCACCACAACCTTTGAGTAATAATTTGCCCAAGACTTGGTTTATTTGGAAAGaagaatttcttatttttatgagATTGCTTGGACATATGTCTCGCCCAGAAAATTACAAAgcaaatctttttaaaaattttataggaCCAATAGGactagaaataataacaaagttaACATTTAATCACccaaatgataaagaaaatttggatatactattgaaaaaaatagatgaatACCATAACCCTCCAAAAAAGATTATAGAGACacgatatacattttttaatagctTTATGAAAACCGGTgaaacaatagaaaattatatccaAACTTTAAGggtacattaaatataataaatgttttacattggtcattataaaaacaattaacaaacctttatacaaataatattaattctatgTTTATAGGAGAAAGCAAAAGATTGTAAGTTTAATGATTTAGCAGAAAGTTTAGTAATAGATGTTATCGTTCTTCATACTAATGATAAACTATTGCGTAAGAAATATTTGCAAGAAGACAATCTTAATTGTgacaaaattatagaaatttataaaaatcataaaattgcATCATTGGAAGCTAAATATACAAATCCTACAGTTCcacttaaagaaaaagataaattaactACAGTTCCCGAAAGAACACAACCTAATGTCCAACAAAAGAAATCTTGTTGGAGATGTAAAACTATTCACGAAGCAAAACAATGTCCAGCGTggaattataaatgtaaaaattgtgGTAAAATGCATCATTTTGAGGTATCTTGTCAAAATGTCTCAGCAGAAGAGAATAAACCGTGCATTAAATATATggtaagttattttttttttaactcaaaaatataaatacaaaaattatattttactataaattctatttcaatgtatatattgatattataaacttttttaatttgttattttagaataatttttctaaaaaaggaaaatcattGAACTGTAATAAAATAGTCAACAAtctatctaaataatattttataaaataaagtatttcAATACGcagtaattttaaaaaagaattttgcaattatatactaaataatatataacattttaatacgaagaatatattattacttaatataattattatgttggTTTAATCTGTATTTGAATATATGTGATAGTAAATAAAGGTATaggttatataaaaaaatattttttataatcaatatacaataattattgatatattatgcATTGTAGCAGACATTAAacaaataacattttaatcaaatataatataaagtaactTTAATATTGGTCCCTAAATAAAAGCCCTCTTTAATAAAGAGCactattaaaatgaaatggcACTATCtacatttgtattaatatgtTAAACGCATTAAATGATGTCACTGTAacaaattgaatgaaataaacatttttaaatttgaataacTGTTCgtctttcataaatttttcatttcttatttatatctgttgtcttttatatcttaaaaattgTAGTATAggataattaaacaatataacattttttatttatgatataatctataaatttaaataaataaagcaatAATTGTCTTTGGTATGAAACCTAATGGATGAGTGTAGAAACGTGTAACTTATATATGAAGTCATAGATGctaaaaaaaactaaatataaagatagaatggcttaaataaaagataatatataattagtatatGGCATTGCGCTACAATAGATTAATGTGATATGTACTATTCTTGAATATTTGATCATGCTTTTGTTTACCTCATTTAATTTgtgaaagatttatttttattgttttttcatGAACATATCAGCAAATTTTGGAATTTTAATTGGCACTAAATCCTTAAAGAAGATTCATGTTTATGATTTTAAACAGGACGGTTCCTATCaaattacaacaataataatattatcttaagTTAAAACTAGAAACATTCTTTtatgtttaaaattattaatatgtttcgCTAAacaatatgttata from Vespa velutina chromosome 18, iVesVel2.1, whole genome shotgun sequence includes these protein-coding regions:
- the LOC124955491 gene encoding F-box/WD repeat-containing protein 4, with translation MTGVWRLDSLPSDVLILIFNYCHAFDLVRLSEVCTRFYDIIHDDTLWKKRSNQPLVTNQAAAKFRERCNPLLCLRKKWHVSHNWQYGRYKKKFIFSQKAKLMPWLQLTDDILWWSGGDRLCGFRRSEPLRGTVLVFNENDIGSDICKFVVKDEYIVSGHRDGSLKFWTKAKRGDDHICFSIDRAHSSDVNAVDKIGQIIVSGAGDGIVKVWKLPNRRYTEPPLASINVRDRIWSVVADPTGLKFAVGSSGNGDGPPLNIFDIECCSISDIVKHNWRRGAGILDMVWDNPYTLLTCGYDTYIRKWDMRCGMCVSSWADPTSATLYCISSDYQHTLVSGTQFNCKAVLWDQRQKHYIQLYFMNLRMSSPIYSISFDSCHLYGATDQHLAELTFSGYSYEEINYREMLTYEFVHV